GAAACGGCGTCTGTTGGGTTTATGTGCCCCACACCACTGCCGCGGTCACCGTCAACGAAAACGCGGACCCATCTGTCAGGGTGGACATTGTGGAGCAATTGCGCCGCCTCGTCCCGCACGACGGGCGCTATCGGCACGCCGAGGGCAACGCCGACGCACATATCAAAGCCGTGTTGGTCGGTAACAGCGTGTGGGTGCCGATCGTCAATGGGCGTTTAAAGTTCGGTCCTTGGCAGGGCATTTTCTTCTGCGAGTTTGACGGACCGCGCACCCGCCATGTTTGGGTGGAAATCACCGAAGGGCGCACCCATCAATAACGCCGCAGACGCGCAGGTCCCAGCGACCGCGAAGAGGACGGTCACGAAGCCGCTGCTTCCAAGCGGGCTTGACGCAGCAACGGATGCTGCCGCAACCGCTTGAGGGCAACATCGGCAATTTGCTTGACCCGCTGCCGCGACAGCCCCAACCGGCGCCCAATCTCTTCGTAGGTGTGGGGCTGGCCGTCTTCCAAACCGTATCGGAGTTTGATGACGGTGCGGTAGTTTTCGGGTAACTCGTTTAGCGCCCGTTCAATGTGCTCACGCAGCGTGCGTTGCACCATTTCTTCTTCGGGGTTGAGCGTCGTCGTGTCCTCAATGGCGTCCAGCAGCGTGACTTTTTCCTCCGAATCTACAGGTTCGTCCAAAGACGAGACTTGGTGGGGGTAACTGAGCAGTTCTTCCACCTGCGTGCGGGGCATCTTCAAGTAGCGGGCGAGTTCTTGTGCCGTCGGTTCGCGCCCCAACTCTTGCGTTAACAGTTCGCGGGCGCGGCTGAGTTTGTGCAGCTGTTCGCTGATACGGGTGGGCAATTTGACCAACTGGCTCTGGGCTTGGATGGCACGGATGACGGCTTGGCGAATCCACAAGGTCGCGCAGGTGCTGAACCGCGTCCCTTTGCGCCAGTCAAAGCGGTCAACGGCTTGGATAAGCCCGATGTTGCCCTCTTGGATGAGGTCGTTGAGCGGGACACCGTAGCCGCGATATTTGCGGGCAATGGAGACAACCAGCCGCAAGTTGGATTCAATCATGACCTCCCGTGCGGCTTCGCCGTCACGGATCACCGCCCACTCCTTGGGGGTCGCCAGTTCTAAGTAGCGTTGAGCGATTATCTCCACGATGTGGTTGGGACGGCGTTCCACGCTCATACGCTTCCACTCGCTCTCCGCGACTCCCAACTTCCGAGCGATTTCATCCAATCGTTCAGGCGGCAATTTCTTGAGCGCTTCCTTCAGCACCAACAAGTAGTCGTCAAAGGTTTCCGTCTCTTTCCAGCGCCGCAACCGAATACCGAACTCTTTGGCGACATATTTGCGCAGCAGGTTCTGCTTCTCGCGGGTCGCCCGCTCCATGCGTTTCGCCAACTCCTGCTCTTGGTCTTTAGTCAATAATGGGCGACGGCGCAGTTCCCGTGCCCAGGCTGCCATTGCGTCTTCCACAGCGGCGTGGGCTTCTTCTTCCGCCAATTCTTCAGGCGTGACCGCTAACTCTTCGGGCAATTCGGGCAGTTCTCCGCGTTCATACCAAAACTCTTCCCAATCTTCAGGAAGCGGTTCCACTGGCGCGGCAGTGACATCTTCCAACGGCAACCTTTCTTCAGGTTCAATCAACAAAGGCTCCTCGGCAACTTCCCCGAGCGCTTCGGTGAGTTCCGGCTCCAGCCATTTTTCCTTTCGGCGTGTCCCTCGCTTGGTGTTTTTCTTGGAGGTAACCGCCATGCGGTCAATCACTCCCGTGTGTAAAATTGATCAAACGACCTCACCAGCGTTTTTCGGAGTGCGCTTACCCAATATATTTATATCCCAAAACTTGCCCAAAATCAACCCTTGCGCCGCTAAGACACGATTCCCGCGACCAGTGGTGGCGGCGCGACCGTTTCACCGATGACGAAGCACGACT
This sequence is a window from bacterium HR17. Protein-coding genes within it:
- the sigB gene encoding RNA polymerase sigma factor SigB codes for the protein MAVTSKKNTKRGTRRKEKWLEPELTEALGEVAEEPLLIEPEERLPLEDVTAAPVEPLPEDWEEFWYERGELPELPEELAVTPEELAEEEAHAAVEDAMAAWARELRRRPLLTKDQEQELAKRMERATREKQNLLRKYVAKEFGIRLRRWKETETFDDYLLVLKEALKKLPPERLDEIARKLGVAESEWKRMSVERRPNHIVEIIAQRYLELATPKEWAVIRDGEAAREVMIESNLRLVVSIARKYRGYGVPLNDLIQEGNIGLIQAVDRFDWRKGTRFSTCATLWIRQAVIRAIQAQSQLVKLPTRISEQLHKLSRARELLTQELGREPTAQELARYLKMPRTQVEELLSYPHQVSSLDEPVDSEEKVTLLDAIEDTTTLNPEEEMVQRTLREHIERALNELPENYRTVIKLRYGLEDGQPHTYEEIGRRLGLSRQRVKQIADVALKRLRQHPLLRQARLEAAAS